One genomic region from Nitrospirota bacterium encodes:
- a CDS encoding transketolase family protein has protein sequence MGERPQSSEGKTTVLPSKATRDAYGETLLELGKKRNDIVVLDADLSGSTKTVKFAKAFPERFFNLGVSEQDMVGTAAGLAITGKVPFASTFAIFETGRAWDQIRLVVCYSNTNVKLVATHGGITVGEDGASHQALEDIALMRALPHMTVIVPADAIETVSVINVIANFTGPVYVRLGRAKVPQIMPPDYKFNPGQAYTFHTGKDVNIIAAGIMVDAALKASAMLKNEGIDAGVINMSTIKPLDEKTILNAAKNSRLIITAEEHSIIGGLGGAVCEFLSENYPMSVKRIGIKDTFGCSGAPDELLKLYSLTPEAIAETAREGLRK, from the coding sequence ATGGGAGAAAGACCGCAAAGCTCAGAAGGAAAGACTACCGTGTTACCGTCTAAAGCCACGAGAGATGCATATGGCGAAACCCTGCTTGAACTCGGCAAAAAACGAAACGACATCGTAGTTCTTGATGCAGACCTCTCAGGCTCAACCAAGACCGTGAAATTCGCAAAGGCATTCCCTGAGAGATTTTTTAATCTCGGCGTCTCTGAGCAAGACATGGTAGGAACTGCCGCAGGGCTGGCAATTACAGGAAAAGTCCCTTTTGCATCAACATTTGCAATATTTGAAACCGGAAGGGCGTGGGACCAGATAAGGCTAGTCGTGTGCTATTCAAATACAAATGTGAAACTCGTTGCCACGCACGGCGGAATAACTGTCGGAGAGGATGGCGCCTCGCATCAGGCGCTTGAAGACATAGCGCTGATGAGGGCGCTGCCCCATATGACCGTGATCGTTCCGGCCGATGCTATTGAGACTGTATCGGTAATCAACGTGATTGCGAACTTTACCGGCCCTGTTTATGTCAGGCTCGGAAGGGCAAAAGTCCCTCAGATTATGCCCCCTGATTACAAGTTCAATCCGGGACAGGCATATACCTTTCATACGGGAAAAGATGTTAATATAATAGCGGCGGGCATCATGGTGGATGCTGCGCTTAAGGCTTCGGCGATGCTTAAAAATGAAGGGATTGACGCAGGCGTTATCAATATGTCAACAATAAAACCGCTTGATGAAAAGACCATCCTGAACGCTGCAAAAAACTCAAGGCTTATCATAACGGCGGAAGAGCATTCAATTATCGGCGGACTTGGCGGGGCCGTGTGCGAATTCCTCTCTGAGAATTATCCCATGTCGGTAAAAAGGATCGGGATAAAAGATACCTTCGGCTGTTCAGGCGCTCCCGATGAATTATTAAAACTTTACAGCCTTACGCCTGAAGCCATCGCAGAAACGGCAAGAGAGGGACTCAGAAAATGA
- a CDS encoding peptidoglycan DD-metalloendopeptidase family protein produces the protein MGNGKWEIRNSGKTAFFLAFLIAFSVLSSQFSVLFAKDPKDELKEIQKKLSSEKQKVQEIIKKEGSILSELEKIDRALALKREELARYDKQLAQTRTKIRQLGGDITILSSKLESRKQFLKQRLRSLYKQQHGDIAVILFSAKDYQDLIKKSRYINFIAYYDRKLMDLYSSEIKELNEKMQQMEVLKKELEINKNQVKRKTDEMQAERSKKDSLLASVKKERSSYEKMIKELEESSKRLMDLIKKLEEKELPPSITGKGFAVLKGLLPWPIDGKILVPFGSYKNPEFNIPVFKNGIEIKAGTGEAARAVAGGKVVYADWFKGYGQLLIINHGDGYHTLYAHLSEIFHKVGDTVKAQQAVGKVGESGLLNTPSLYFEIRYKGKPLNPAQWLKKK, from the coding sequence ATGGGAAATGGAAAATGGGAAATAAGAAATAGCGGGAAGACAGCATTTTTTCTTGCTTTTCTTATTGCGTTCTCGGTTCTCAGTTCTCAGTTCTCAGTTTTATTCGCAAAAGACCCGAAGGATGAGCTCAAGGAGATCCAGAAAAAACTCAGCAGTGAAAAACAGAAGGTACAGGAGATTATAAAAAAAGAGGGCTCCATTCTTTCAGAGCTTGAAAAAATAGACAGGGCGCTGGCCCTAAAAAGGGAAGAACTTGCACGCTACGACAAACAACTGGCGCAGACCCGCACAAAGATAAGGCAGCTTGGGGGAGATATTACCATCCTTAGCAGCAAGCTTGAAAGCAGAAAACAGTTTTTAAAGCAGCGACTGAGGAGTCTTTACAAGCAGCAGCACGGCGACATAGCGGTCATATTATTTTCGGCAAAAGATTATCAGGACCTCATTAAAAAAAGCCGGTACATCAATTTTATTGCTTATTACGACCGCAAATTAATGGACCTCTACAGCAGCGAAATTAAGGAGCTTAATGAAAAAATGCAGCAGATGGAAGTCCTGAAAAAAGAATTGGAGATAAACAAAAATCAGGTCAAAAGAAAGACAGATGAAATGCAGGCAGAGCGCAGCAAAAAAGACTCTTTGCTTGCATCGGTCAAAAAAGAGCGGAGTTCTTATGAAAAAATGATCAAGGAACTTGAGGAGTCCTCAAAAAGGCTCATGGACCTGATTAAAAAGCTTGAAGAAAAAGAACTGCCGCCTTCCATAACAGGCAAAGGTTTTGCAGTGCTCAAAGGGCTGCTTCCATGGCCCATTGACGGGAAAATACTCGTCCCGTTCGGGAGCTACAAAAACCCTGAATTCAACATCCCTGTTTTTAAAAATGGGATTGAAATCAAGGCAGGCACCGGAGAGGCGGCAAGGGCGGTAGCCGGCGGAAAAGTGGTTTATGCAGACTGGTTTAAAGGCTACGGACAGCTTCTCATAATTAATCACGGAGACGGCTACCATACGCTTTATGCGCATCTTTCAGAGATCTTTCACAAAGTCGGTGATACTGTAAAGGCGCAGCAGGCGGTCGGCAAAGTAGGCGAGTCCGGACTTCTCAATACGCCGAGCCTGTATTTTGAGATAAGATATAAAGGCAAGCCGCTTAATCCGGCTCAATGGTTAAAAAAGAAATAG
- a CDS encoding ABC transporter permease produces the protein MNTLTYLFQTAVKNFWSEKWMNLLTVLTIAVGLLIISAFALITLNIDLTLKNWSSGFGLVVYLKDNMTAEEEGLIKNHFKKDTDITAVNYITKEQALKELRQTLGSATHLLEGFESNPLPSSFELKIKRESLTPAGIKEKAERLKQLPGVEDVQYGEKWLASMDSLSKGMKVMTVSFGGIILIALAFVTYSTIKILFYRRADEIDTMKLLGASRSFIRLPFLIEGLFIGLSSGIIALLALFGIYAVTTARTAELIPSIKSFTVFFPPAAYPVLPLGGALMSLIGSLFAIGRIKY, from the coding sequence TTGAACACCCTTACCTACTTATTTCAGACTGCGGTTAAGAATTTCTGGAGTGAAAAGTGGATGAACCTGCTCACGGTGCTTACAATTGCCGTCGGCCTTCTGATTATAAGCGCCTTTGCGCTCATCACATTAAATATAGACCTAACGCTTAAAAACTGGTCCAGCGGATTCGGCCTTGTCGTATATCTGAAGGATAATATGACTGCGGAAGAAGAAGGTTTAATAAAAAACCATTTTAAAAAAGACACTGACATCACTGCAGTTAATTACATAACAAAAGAACAGGCGCTGAAAGAACTCAGGCAGACATTAGGCAGCGCAACGCACCTGCTTGAGGGATTTGAAAGCAACCCGCTTCCTTCGTCATTTGAGCTTAAAATCAAAAGGGAGTCTCTTACGCCGGCCGGCATAAAAGAAAAGGCGGAGCGCCTGAAACAGCTCCCTGGAGTAGAGGATGTGCAGTACGGAGAAAAATGGCTTGCATCCATGGATTCACTGTCAAAGGGGATGAAGGTCATGACCGTCAGCTTCGGCGGCATTATACTGATAGCCCTTGCGTTTGTTACCTACAGCACTATCAAAATCTTGTTTTACAGAAGGGCTGATGAGATTGATACAATGAAGCTGTTAGGCGCAAGCAGGAGTTTTATAAGGCTGCCGTTTCTTATAGAAGGGCTTTTTATCGGCTTGTCCAGCGGCATAATAGCGCTGTTAGCGCTTTTCGGCATTTATGCAGTTACAACCGCAAGAACCGCAGAGCTCATACCTTCAATCAAATCATTTACAGTATTCTTTCCCCCTGCAGCGTACCCTGTCCTCCCGTTAGGCGGGGCCCTGATGAGTCTCATCGGAAGCCTTTTTGCAATCGGCAGAATTAAGTATTAA
- the ftsE gene encoding cell division ATP-binding protein FtsE, producing MIQFSEVSKFYDNEAALTDITFTIEKGEHIYITGPSGAGKTTLLKLIYAAERPDKGAVSVAGQDTEKLKQGAVPFLRRTIGVVFQDFRLLPNVTVFDNIALALRIHGIDSKEIKESVNDVLSSIGMKHKAHEFPRHLSGGEQQMAAIARAIVSKPNVLLADEPTGNLDPGTADTIIKLFREINLRGTTLIIATHHDALFKNTGHRVIYLREGKIEKETTD from the coding sequence ATGATTCAATTCTCCGAGGTCTCAAAATTTTATGACAACGAGGCCGCACTTACGGATATAACCTTTACAATTGAAAAAGGCGAACACATTTATATCACTGGCCCGAGCGGAGCCGGAAAGACAACTCTGCTTAAGCTGATTTATGCCGCAGAACGCCCTGACAAAGGCGCGGTCTCTGTCGCAGGGCAGGACACGGAAAAACTTAAGCAGGGCGCCGTACCTTTCTTAAGAAGAACCATCGGCGTTGTGTTTCAGGATTTCAGGCTGCTGCCGAATGTTACCGTGTTTGACAACATAGCGCTGGCCCTCAGGATTCACGGGATAGACTCAAAAGAGATAAAAGAAAGTGTAAATGACGTACTTTCAAGCATCGGCATGAAGCATAAGGCTCATGAGTTTCCGCGCCATCTTTCAGGCGGAGAACAGCAGATGGCGGCAATAGCAAGGGCCATAGTGTCAAAACCCAATGTTCTGCTGGCCGATGAACCTACGGGCAATCTTGACCCCGGCACTGCAGATACAATCATAAAGCTTTTCAGAGAGATCAACCTGCGGGGCACCACCCTGATTATAGCAACTCATCATGATGCATTGTTTAAAAACACCGGTCACAGGGTAATCTATCTGAGAGAAGGCAAAATTGAAAAGGAGACCACAGATTGA
- a CDS encoding S41 family peptidase encodes MFKKKSITMWVVMLAVIITGTIIGQWGLAWVNMEGGHYEKLRVFAEVLTLVKKNYVEDVKEDDLIYGAIRGMLNSLDPHSSFMPQDAFKEMQVETKGEFGGLGIQIGTKDDMITVVAPIEDTPADRAGIKAGDKILKINGESTKGLSMDDAVKKLRGPKGTQVTINIYRMEWAEPKDFTLTRDIIKIRSVKSKVLEDKIGYIKISQFQEQTASDLGAALKKLEQDDVKSLILDLRNNPGGLLDSSVDVAGQFLPDGKLVVYTKGKNESKKEYHTKNSREHFELPMVVLVNEGSASASEIVAGALKDWSRAVIVGATTFGKGSVQTVIPLSDGSGLRLTVARYYTPKGTSIQNTGITPDIVAKPKLKKGTRAHPVIREKDLEKHLENDTKKGPEITKDSEKELMEIPGEAAESSEEEDLQLQRAIDVIKTLKIFKEMQKAS; translated from the coding sequence ATGTTTAAGAAAAAATCAATCACCATGTGGGTGGTGATGCTTGCAGTTATCATTACCGGGACAATAATCGGGCAATGGGGTCTTGCCTGGGTAAACATGGAAGGCGGGCATTACGAAAAATTAAGGGTCTTTGCCGAAGTGCTTACACTGGTCAAGAAAAATTATGTGGAGGACGTCAAAGAAGACGACCTCATCTACGGGGCAATAAGGGGAATGCTTAATTCGCTGGACCCGCATTCATCCTTTATGCCTCAGGATGCTTTTAAGGAGATGCAGGTTGAGACAAAGGGAGAGTTCGGAGGTCTCGGGATACAAATCGGAACAAAAGACGACATGATTACTGTCGTTGCGCCCATTGAAGATACCCCTGCTGACAGGGCAGGCATAAAGGCAGGCGATAAGATTCTTAAGATAAACGGCGAATCAACAAAGGGCCTGAGCATGGATGATGCAGTAAAAAAACTCAGGGGCCCAAAAGGGACGCAGGTAACAATAAACATCTACCGGATGGAATGGGCTGAGCCTAAAGACTTCACCCTCACAAGAGACATCATAAAAATCCGCAGTGTAAAGAGCAAGGTGTTAGAGGACAAAATAGGGTATATAAAAATCTCTCAGTTTCAGGAGCAAACCGCGTCAGACCTTGGAGCTGCCTTGAAAAAATTGGAGCAGGACGATGTAAAATCCCTGATACTGGACCTCAGAAATAATCCCGGCGGGCTTCTGGACTCGTCAGTGGATGTAGCAGGTCAATTCCTTCCTGACGGCAAGCTTGTTGTCTATACAAAAGGGAAGAATGAAAGCAAAAAGGAATATCATACAAAGAACTCCAGGGAACACTTTGAACTTCCAATGGTAGTACTTGTAAATGAAGGCAGCGCCAGCGCATCAGAAATTGTTGCAGGCGCGCTTAAGGACTGGTCAAGGGCAGTAATCGTAGGGGCAACAACCTTTGGAAAAGGCTCTGTCCAAACGGTTATCCCTTTAAGCGACGGCTCGGGCTTAAGGCTTACAGTCGCCCGCTATTATACGCCAAAGGGAACATCCATACAAAACACAGGGATAACGCCTGACATTGTCGCAAAACCAAAGCTCAAAAAAGGTACAAGGGCGCACCCGGTAATAAGGGAAAAAGACCTTGAGAAACACCTTGAGAACGATACAAAGAAAGGGCCTGAAATCACGAAGGACTCTGAAAAAGAGCTTATGGAAATACCGGGAGAGGCGGCTGAATCCTCAGAGGAAGAGGACTTACAGCTCCAGCGTGCGATAGATGTAATTAAAACATTGAAGATATTTAAGGAGATGCAAAAGGCATCTTAG